A stretch of the Longimicrobiales bacterium genome encodes the following:
- a CDS encoding gas vesicle protein K — protein MSGHRDAAEELELIAADLRELAPALPERIDANPEDVEAGLAKLVLTLIEVVRQVLEHQAVRRMEGGGLSDEEIERLGLALLRLQERLEEIKIAFGLEGEELNIDLGPLGRLL, from the coding sequence ATGAGTGGACACCGCGACGCTGCTGAAGAGCTGGAGCTGATCGCCGCCGACCTGCGGGAGCTTGCACCCGCATTGCCGGAGCGGATCGATGCGAACCCCGAGGACGTGGAAGCGGGGCTTGCGAAGCTGGTGCTCACGCTGATCGAGGTCGTGCGCCAGGTGCTGGAGCACCAGGCGGTGCGCCGCATGGAGGGCGGCGGGCTGAGCGACGAGGAGATCGAGCGGCTCGGGCTCGCGCTGCTGCGGTTGCAGGAGCGCCTCGAAGAGATCAAAATTGCGTTCGGCCTCGAGGGCGAGGAGCTGAACATCGATCTCGGGCCGCTGGGCAGACTTCTCTGA
- a CDS encoding ATP-binding protein, with protein MTDAVRASDALVAGLLEQLARVASADEACSLLLARASAESGIGHALLLYRTHEGLELLGPGVSPAQAADTVEQALEPGSAVLDLFESLQDARPVHAPGVGVLDFPAVALPLRGLDSLRGVVFLEATELTPRIHATADLLRRCGPLVDRIIESASSAGRAGRLSRQIDILTDMLNAISDPVVMTNGNGAVVLTNARAEALLTSSADDSDGRRRAVEVNNLLFSSFLTQTAMAGGMSAPGGRELNLVDTHEGSDLLFEVLTMPIGVLGEGALMSVLRDITDLKRAVNELEVQYRRSRVAEHRSRLERDRLNAILENVSDPILVTDEHSNIVLMNAEADRLFVADPLTFGSKRQLIQSNDTRVTTMISNFLLSPEVRQVERITLVDPDREREFPAEIASNKIINARGEPTAIVSVIHDLTYAEENERLANELGQLNEGLEDRIRQATAELEERNRRLEWQSRELEKASRLKSEFLANMSHELRTPINVILGYTSLMRERIYGVLTDQQDEALAKVYNTSQHLLELINDILDLSKIEAGKMPLHLEQVLLPEVIDELGETIEPMVRAKELEFRTSVAPDLPVLDTDRTKLKQVLLNLISNAIKFTHEGHVALTVAHVGGIVRITVEDTGVGIKPEDLEAIFEDFRQIDQSHTREYGGTGLGLSITRKLLTLLGGSIAVESTYGSGTKFVIELPCTAPRPDDVEASQEPA; from the coding sequence GTGACAGATGCAGTGCGCGCTTCGGATGCACTCGTCGCCGGACTGCTCGAGCAGCTTGCACGAGTAGCGTCTGCCGATGAGGCGTGCTCGCTGCTGCTGGCTCGTGCATCCGCAGAGTCCGGCATCGGGCACGCCCTGCTGTTGTACCGGACCCATGAAGGTCTCGAGCTGCTCGGCCCCGGGGTCAGCCCGGCACAGGCCGCCGACACGGTGGAGCAGGCGCTGGAGCCGGGCTCGGCGGTGCTCGACCTGTTCGAGTCCCTCCAGGATGCTCGCCCGGTTCACGCGCCGGGGGTCGGCGTTCTCGATTTTCCTGCCGTCGCACTCCCGCTCCGGGGGCTCGACAGCCTGCGCGGCGTCGTCTTCCTCGAGGCCACGGAGCTCACCCCGCGCATCCACGCCACGGCCGATCTGCTGCGGCGCTGCGGGCCGCTCGTCGATCGCATCATCGAGTCTGCGTCGTCCGCCGGACGAGCGGGCCGGCTGAGCCGACAGATCGACATCCTGACAGACATGCTGAACGCGATCTCCGATCCCGTCGTGATGACGAACGGGAACGGGGCCGTGGTGTTGACCAACGCCCGGGCAGAAGCGTTGCTCACGTCGTCCGCGGACGACAGCGACGGTCGCCGCCGCGCGGTCGAGGTCAACAACCTGCTGTTCTCGTCGTTTCTGACGCAGACGGCGATGGCCGGTGGCATGTCCGCGCCCGGTGGCCGCGAGCTGAACCTGGTGGACACCCACGAGGGCAGCGACCTGCTCTTCGAGGTGCTGACCATGCCGATCGGCGTGCTGGGCGAAGGCGCCCTGATGAGCGTGCTGCGGGACATCACGGACCTGAAGCGGGCCGTCAATGAGCTGGAGGTGCAGTACCGCCGCTCCCGCGTCGCCGAGCACAGGTCACGGCTGGAGCGTGACCGGCTGAACGCCATTCTCGAGAACGTCAGCGATCCGATCCTGGTCACCGACGAGCACTCCAACATCGTGCTCATGAACGCGGAGGCGGACCGCCTCTTCGTCGCGGACCCGCTGACCTTCGGCTCCAAGCGACAGCTGATCCAGTCGAACGACACGCGCGTGACCACGATGATCAGCAACTTCCTGCTCAGTCCGGAAGTGCGGCAGGTCGAGCGGATCACGCTCGTGGATCCGGACCGGGAGCGCGAGTTCCCGGCCGAGATCGCGTCCAACAAGATCATCAACGCGCGCGGTGAGCCGACAGCGATCGTCAGCGTGATCCATGACCTGACGTACGCGGAGGAGAACGAGCGGCTCGCGAACGAGCTGGGGCAGCTCAACGAGGGACTCGAGGACCGCATCCGCCAGGCGACCGCAGAGCTCGAGGAGCGCAACCGACGGCTCGAATGGCAGAGTCGTGAGCTGGAGAAGGCGTCGCGGCTCAAGAGCGAGTTCCTCGCGAACATGAGTCACGAGCTGCGCACGCCGATCAACGTGATTCTCGGCTACACGTCGCTCATGCGTGAGCGCATCTACGGTGTGCTGACCGACCAGCAGGACGAGGCGCTCGCAAAGGTCTACAACACGAGCCAGCACCTGCTCGAGCTGATCAACGACATCCTTGACCTGTCCAAGATCGAGGCGGGCAAGATGCCGCTGCACCTGGAGCAGGTGCTGCTGCCCGAAGTGATCGACGAGCTCGGGGAAACGATCGAGCCCATGGTTCGTGCCAAGGAGCTGGAGTTCCGCACCAGCGTCGCACCGGACCTCCCCGTGCTGGACACCGATCGCACCAAGCTCAAGCAGGTGCTGCTGAACCTGATCTCGAATGCGATCAAGTTCACGCACGAGGGACACGTGGCACTGACGGTCGCACACGTAGGCGGCATCGTGCGGATCACGGTGGAAGACACCGGCGTCGGCATCAAGCCGGAGGACCTGGAGGCGATCTTCGAGGATTTCCGCCAGATCGACCAGTCGCACACGCGCGAGTACGGCGGCACCGGCTTGGGTCTCTCGATCACGCGCAAGCTGCTCACGCTCCTGGGCGGCTCCATCGCCGTCGAAAGCACCTACGGCAGCGGCACGAAGTTCGTCATCGAGCTGCCGTGCACCGCGCCCAGGCCCGATGACGTCGAGGCGTCGCAGGAGCCGGCCTGA
- the gvpA gene encoding gas vesicle structural protein GvpA has protein sequence MAVERAPAGSSLIDVLDRVLDKGIVIDAYVRVSLVGIDLVSVEARIVVASVETYLRFADAIAATSSASRPMLSGTGYTAGGYAPQREMDRVMAENAELKRRLDELS, from the coding sequence ATGGCCGTTGAAAGAGCCCCGGCAGGCTCGAGTCTGATCGATGTTCTGGACCGGGTCCTCGACAAGGGCATCGTCATCGACGCCTATGTTCGCGTCTCGCTGGTCGGCATCGACCTGGTCAGCGTGGAAGCGCGCATCGTGGTCGCGTCGGTCGAAACATACCTGCGCTTCGCCGATGCCATCGCGGCGACCAGCTCGGCATCCCGTCCGATGCTCTCGGGCACCGGCTACACCGCCGGCGGCTATGCACCGCAGCGGGAGATGGACCGTGTCATGGCCGAGAACGCTGAACTGAAGCGCAGGCTCGATGAGCTGAGCTAG
- a CDS encoding amino acid permease — MSSALFRRKPISEQQDGVDLTGGPVLRRTLGVWQLTALGIGAIIGAGIFSGAGTAVAGGPHHPGAGPALVLSYVLVAIACGFAALCYAEFAALIPRAGSAYTYAYATLGELVAWIIGWDLIIEYAVGNIAVAVSWSAYFQTLLRGFGLALPEWLATDARTALQAHTALVADPTITAASLLDAARAYTEAPQLLGIHVIFNLPAVLITALITWVLVIGIRESARANTVMVVLKLAILAFFVAVGAFWVQPEYWTPFAPNGWQGIAAGAALIFFAYIGFDAVSTAAEEATDPQRDMPRAMIASLLVTSVIYVVVTLVMTGLVPWELHGTADPLASAFVNRGFEWAGAIISLGAVISMASVLLVFQLGQPRIFFSMARDGLLPQWAARLHPRYRTPHVTTILTGVFVAVFAAFANINEVIELTNIGTLFAFVLVAIGVMVLRLREPERHRPFRTPFVWVVAPGAVIACGYLMIQLPAITWIRFGLWLGLGLVVYWLYGYRNSRLRGRSEAVDAVGVRHGI; from the coding sequence GTGAGCAGCGCGCTCTTCCGCCGCAAGCCGATCAGTGAGCAGCAGGACGGGGTCGATCTCACCGGCGGCCCCGTCCTGCGGCGTACGCTCGGAGTCTGGCAGCTCACGGCGCTCGGCATTGGCGCCATCATCGGCGCTGGCATCTTCTCCGGCGCAGGCACCGCCGTGGCCGGTGGGCCACACCATCCGGGCGCGGGCCCCGCACTGGTCCTGTCGTACGTGCTGGTCGCGATTGCGTGCGGCTTTGCCGCGCTCTGCTACGCCGAGTTCGCGGCGCTCATCCCGCGCGCGGGCAGCGCGTATACCTACGCGTACGCCACGCTTGGCGAGCTCGTCGCCTGGATCATCGGCTGGGACCTGATCATCGAGTATGCGGTCGGTAACATTGCGGTCGCCGTGTCCTGGTCCGCGTACTTCCAGACGCTGCTGCGCGGATTCGGACTGGCGCTGCCGGAATGGCTCGCCACCGATGCGCGTACCGCGCTCCAGGCCCACACTGCCCTGGTTGCCGATCCAACGATCACGGCCGCATCCCTGCTCGACGCTGCCCGTGCGTACACGGAGGCGCCGCAGCTCCTGGGCATTCACGTGATCTTCAACCTGCCCGCTGTGCTCATCACGGCGCTGATCACATGGGTGCTGGTGATCGGCATCCGCGAAAGTGCACGCGCAAACACGGTCATGGTTGTGCTCAAGCTCGCGATCCTGGCCTTCTTCGTCGCGGTCGGCGCGTTCTGGGTGCAGCCTGAGTACTGGACCCCGTTCGCCCCCAACGGCTGGCAGGGCATTGCCGCCGGCGCTGCACTGATCTTCTTCGCCTACATCGGGTTCGATGCGGTGTCGACCGCTGCCGAGGAAGCGACCGACCCGCAGCGCGACATGCCACGTGCAATGATCGCGTCGCTGCTGGTCACGTCGGTGATCTACGTGGTGGTCACGCTCGTCATGACGGGACTGGTCCCGTGGGAGCTGCACGGGACCGCGGATCCCCTGGCAAGTGCGTTCGTGAATCGGGGCTTCGAATGGGCAGGCGCGATCATTTCGCTCGGCGCCGTGATCTCCATGGCTTCCGTGCTGCTCGTGTTCCAGCTCGGACAGCCCCGCATCTTCTTCTCGATGGCACGCGACGGGCTGCTGCCGCAGTGGGCGGCGCGACTGCATCCCCGCTACCGCACGCCACACGTGACCACGATCCTGACAGGGGTCTTCGTGGCCGTATTCGCCGCATTCGCCAACATCAACGAAGTCATCGAGCTGACGAACATCGGCACGCTCTTCGCCTTCGTGCTCGTCGCGATCGGCGTGATGGTGCTGCGCCTGCGGGAGCCGGAGCGCCACCGCCCGTTCCGCACACCGTTCGTCTGGGTGGTCGCGCCGGGTGCCGTGATCGCCTGCGGCTATCTCATGATTCAGCTGCCCGCGATCACCTGGATCCGGTTCGGCCTCTGGCTGGGGCTGGGGCTGGTCGTCTACTGGTTGTACGGGTATCGCAACAGCAGACTGCGCGGGAGAAGCGAAGCGGTCGACGCTGTCGGCGTCCGACACGGAATATGA
- a CDS encoding gas vesicle protein produces MASSYELGPHRSQGLVDILDRILDKGLVVAGDIKINLANVELLTIQIRLLVCSIDKAEEIGMNWWRTDPHYAEREVGAGQVQLLAERLDALQAKLDRIESKTEK; encoded by the coding sequence GTGGCGAGTTCGTACGAGCTGGGTCCGCATCGTTCACAGGGGCTGGTCGATATTCTCGACCGGATCCTGGACAAGGGTCTCGTCGTCGCGGGGGACATCAAGATCAACCTGGCGAATGTCGAGCTCCTGACGATCCAGATCCGACTGCTGGTCTGTTCCATCGACAAGGCGGAGGAGATCGGCATGAACTGGTGGCGCACGGATCCACACTACGCCGAACGGGAAGTCGGCGCCGGCCAGGTGCAGCTGCTGGCCGAACGCCTCGATGCACTGCAGGCGAAGCTGGACCGGATCGAATCGAAGACCGAGAAGTAA